Proteins encoded within one genomic window of Oryza glaberrima chromosome 12, OglaRS2, whole genome shotgun sequence:
- the LOC127757214 gene encoding uncharacterized protein LOC127757214, which yields MGSGGGDLGVAREAREEVERGGAGGGGGGMRKARVCVRAPHGAGALLVVGGAVVGAAVFAWCRRRGEGERKRGAKNHGEHPAKEEEGLDGGVVEGEQGDEQRLHQIYQNLSRENVVVGVNGSDGKATDELYQIQKDDEVVPNGDKIVLSELVTEAVEKYDHNSVKDCAGIAADVMVNEAVETYDHNSERDCTEITAHAMDTENVTEDDDNSVKNSVENEITDTEGEENSVDSTFSLSSPDITLEEHENHNCVVQDTASTEITLSTGSVMHQEQFSEEAKNEETAEVKLAQETVTTPMVEAEVKLEEETETIPIAETTEVKPAEETETSTMAETVQVKPAKETEITSMADTAELNLAEETETASMAETAEVKLAEETETIPMAETAEVKLAEEKAMKKNEFEQEEEKPVKPVSSLAYSSMPSLLKRTVKKGQVNPRWNETGMKLEQDCTNCELNEHDLTKGGAAAMGGAVLTMARRPDSMAILALIVAVTIAITIVVRLYVPLQET from the exons ATGggaagtggtggtggtgatctTGGTGTGGCGCGAGAGGCGAgagaggaggtggagagaggcggcgccggcggaggtggcggcgggatGAGGAAGGCACGCGTGTGCGTCCGCGCGccgcacggcgccggcgcgctgctcgtcgtcggcggcgcggtcgtcggcgccgccgtcttcgcgtggtgccgccgccgcggcgagggcgagcgcaAGAGGGGCGCCAAGAACCACGGCGAGCATCCAGC aaaggaggaggagggtttgGATGGCGGAGTTGTCGAGGGCGAGCAG GGCGACGAGCAGAGGCTTCATCAAATTTATCAGAATCTGAGCAGGGAGAACGTTGTGGTTGGAGTCAATGGATCG GATGGCAAGGCAACAGATGAACTTTATCAGATTCAGAAGGATGATGAGGTCGTTCCGAATGGTGATAAGATCGTTCTGTCTGAATTG GTTACTGAAGCTGTGGAGAAATATGATCACAATTCAGTCAAGGACTGTGCGGGGATCGCCGCAGATGTCATG GTTAATGAAGCTGTTGAGACATATGATCACAATTCAGAGAGGGACTGCACCGAGATCACAGCACATGCTATG GACACAGAAAATGTGACAGAGGATGACGATAATTCAGTCAAGAACAGCGTCGAGAATGAGATAACT GACACTGAAGGTGAAGAAAATTCTGTGGACAGCACTTTTAGCCTCAGCAGCCCAGACATTACCCTTGAAGAACATGAGAACCACAACTGTGTTGTTCAAGATACTGCATCAACAGAGATCACACTATCGACAGGGAGTGTGATGCATCAAGAACAATTCTCAGAGGAGGCAAAGAATGAAGAAACAGCAGAAGTGAAACTGGCACAAGAAACAGTGACTACACCAATGGTAGAAGCAGAAGTGAAACTGGAAGAGGAAACGGAGACCATACCAATTGCTGAAACAACAGAAGTGAAACCGGCAGAAGAAACAGAGACCTCAACAATGGCTGAAACTGTACAGGTGAAACCGGCCAAAGAAACAGAGATCACGTCCATGGCTGACACAGCAGAACTGAATCTGGCAGAAGAAACAGAGACTGCATCAATGGCTGAAACAGCAGAAGTGAAACTCGCAGAAGAAACAGAGACCATTCCAATGGCAGAAACAGCAGAAGTGAAACTGGCAGAAGAAAAAGCCATGAAGAAAAATGAGTTTgaacaggaggaggagaaacCTGTCAAACCGGTCAGTTCACTGGCATACTCCTCAATGCCATCTCTGCTTAAGCGAACGGTGAAGAAAGGGCAGGTGAATCCTAGATGGAATGAGACAGGGATGAAGCTAGAGCAAGATTGCACCAACTGTGAGCTGAATGAGCATGACCTGACCAAAGGAGGAGCTGCCGCAATGGGAGGAGCTGTTTTGACCATGGCTCGTAGGCCTGATTCTATGGCCATTCTTGCTCTTATAGTTGCAGTTACCATCGCGATAACTATCGTCGTGCGCCTATATGTTCCTCTGCAAGAAACATGA